One window of the Shewanella khirikhana genome contains the following:
- a CDS encoding substrate-binding periplasmic protein: MQTRSWFYALFFSVSLAGALPCQAADASLVTTIPNSWQFTLLTEALKRSGTDYQISQLSSEMNQKRKVEEALEGNIDIFWSMTSAELERTVLPIRVPLFKGLLGNRLLIIRDADQGRFAKVKNKQDFSAFRAGQNRYWPDATIIESNGLPLITSYKYKNLYPMLEGGRFDYLALGAQEIWDELAKHPDPALKVDSHVLLQYRSPAYFFVSPKRQALAEDLNLGLEAMIADGSFDRMFNKELKIDELYRIAKFNERVIIRLNTPDLSPQTPVNRPELWLDLFSMEGVK; this comes from the coding sequence ATGCAAACAAGGTCTTGGTTTTACGCACTGTTTTTTTCGGTTTCCCTTGCCGGCGCTTTGCCGTGCCAAGCCGCTGACGCATCTCTTGTCACTACCATTCCCAACAGTTGGCAGTTCACTCTGCTTACCGAGGCGCTGAAGCGCTCGGGCACTGACTATCAGATTTCCCAACTTAGCTCCGAGATGAACCAAAAGCGCAAGGTTGAAGAGGCGCTTGAGGGCAACATTGATATCTTTTGGAGCATGACCTCAGCCGAACTCGAACGTACCGTATTACCCATCAGGGTGCCCTTGTTCAAAGGGCTGCTGGGCAACCGGCTGCTTATCATCCGTGATGCGGATCAGGGCCGTTTTGCCAAGGTTAAAAACAAACAGGATTTCAGTGCTTTTCGGGCAGGTCAAAACCGTTACTGGCCCGACGCTACCATTATCGAATCCAACGGTTTGCCGCTGATTACCAGTTACAAATACAAAAACCTTTACCCCATGCTCGAAGGCGGTCGCTTCGATTATCTGGCGCTGGGCGCTCAGGAAATCTGGGATGAGCTGGCTAAACATCCTGATCCGGCGCTGAAAGTCGACAGCCACGTCTTATTGCAATACCGCAGTCCTGCGTACTTCTTTGTTTCCCCCAAACGTCAGGCGCTGGCCGAGGATTTGAACCTTGGCCTTGAGGCCATGATTGCTGATGGCAGTTTCGATCGCATGTTCAATAAAGAGCTGAAAATCGACGAGCTCTATCGCATCGCCAAATTCAATGAACGGGTCATCATCCGCTTGAATACGCCGGATTTGAGCCCGCAGACGCCGGTAAACCGGCCTGAGTTATGGCTCGATCTGTTCAGTATGGAGGGGGTGAAATGA
- a CDS encoding methyl-accepting chemotaxis protein: MNNNLALKVQIGLAVALSGLMVLLFGATFLFEKQKLEQAFAEYEKDTLASLAVTMAQPVFTYDFEQIEAILSVTLEQEQIAALKVFDHRGKPMASVGSNTGEDAGLEQKSISFSDNGKPTGKMDVTFTRAPIEARLSALLLGLLAQGALILLLSMVVIVIILKKLVITPLAHVVSAMEDVASGDGDLTRRLPVESQDEIGRLASAFNAFIEQIHATVTKVQETAVQLIEGAGTLGSLSGANNLRVQEQRQETEAAVTAVSQLSASAAEVAGNALRTSEAAAEADAQVDESQRRFDQSLGLTRQLVDELSRCAVSVQQLQQETQKIDEVVVVINSIAEQTNLLALNAAIEAARAGEQGRGFAVVADEVRTLASRTQQATGEIQKMIQQVQTRVNDTVTVMGASQQLSDKSLSQAEEIKSMLASVTRLVSNINAMNTEVAHAASEQTSVTENISRSLNDLAGISGSASADSASLAQSGERLFQQGERLRALVNSFRL; this comes from the coding sequence ATGAATAATAATCTGGCTCTCAAGGTGCAGATAGGCCTGGCGGTGGCGCTGTCAGGCTTGATGGTGCTGCTGTTTGGTGCGACCTTTTTATTTGAAAAGCAAAAGCTTGAACAGGCCTTTGCCGAATATGAAAAAGACACACTTGCCAGCTTGGCAGTGACCATGGCTCAGCCGGTGTTTACCTATGATTTTGAACAGATAGAAGCGATTTTGTCGGTGACGCTGGAGCAGGAGCAAATTGCCGCGCTTAAGGTGTTCGACCATCGCGGTAAGCCCATGGCCAGTGTTGGCAGTAATACCGGCGAAGATGCCGGTCTTGAGCAAAAGAGCATCAGCTTCAGCGACAACGGCAAACCCACCGGCAAGATGGACGTGACCTTTACCCGGGCGCCCATCGAGGCGCGGCTCAGTGCACTGCTGCTTGGGCTGCTGGCCCAGGGCGCACTGATTTTGCTGCTGTCTATGGTGGTCATCGTCATTATTCTCAAAAAGTTAGTGATTACTCCGCTGGCCCATGTGGTATCGGCGATGGAGGATGTTGCCAGCGGTGATGGCGACCTGACCCGGCGGCTGCCGGTGGAAAGTCAGGATGAGATTGGCCGTCTGGCATCGGCATTTAATGCCTTTATTGAACAAATTCATGCCACTGTAACCAAGGTGCAGGAAACCGCTGTCCAGCTAATCGAAGGGGCGGGAACCCTGGGAAGCCTGAGCGGCGCCAATAATCTGAGGGTGCAGGAGCAGCGTCAGGAGACCGAAGCCGCGGTGACGGCGGTAAGCCAGCTGTCGGCCAGTGCTGCCGAGGTGGCAGGCAATGCCCTGCGCACCTCCGAAGCCGCGGCCGAAGCCGATGCTCAGGTGGATGAGAGCCAGCGCCGCTTTGACCAGAGTCTGGGACTGACCCGGCAGCTGGTGGATGAGCTCAGTCGCTGCGCGGTATCGGTGCAGCAGCTGCAGCAGGAAACGCAAAAGATTGATGAAGTGGTGGTGGTCATTAACAGCATTGCCGAGCAGACCAATCTGCTGGCGCTGAATGCCGCCATTGAAGCTGCCCGGGCGGGAGAGCAGGGCAGGGGCTTTGCCGTGGTGGCCGACGAAGTGCGCACCCTGGCAAGCCGTACCCAGCAAGCCACCGGCGAAATTCAAAAGATGATCCAGCAGGTGCAAACCCGGGTGAATGATACGGTTACCGTGATGGGCGCCAGTCAGCAGCTGTCGGATAAGTCGTTGTCGCAGGCCGAGGAAATCAAATCCATGCTTGCCAGCGTCACCCGCCTGGTTTCCAATATCAACGCAATGAATACCGAAGTGGCCCATGCTGCATCCGAGCAAACCAGCGTCACTGAAAATATTTCCAGAAGTTTGAACGATCTCGCCGGCATCTCAGGTTCGGCCTCAGCAGACAGCGCCTCGTTGGCGCAGTCCGGTGAGCGCCTGTTCCAACAGGGGGAAAGATTGCGGGCACTTGTAAACTCATTCAGGTTGTAG
- a CDS encoding family 20 glycosylhydrolase has protein sequence MKFSLAASAILLALGVSGCSQAPVELAAVAAEPSVLSQASLQAFADGLDVKYRVITNRPDEQCKKDAGEGRCFQAEIVLTSPIDFDGRDFEIYYSQMRPVQSVQSTDFVIEHVKGDLHRIKPTEHFGGFKANQSQTLAFRGELWQLSETDAMPNYYITAPGLKPVVIASTRLAVEAETGLELRPYVEAFTDADKQYRRTDNDKLPWATAPVLFGANQSLVADPAAAAQRIVPAPLSQTLEADLGTLDLSGGIAVELPQGLDKAAIDAALARLARLGIEEAANGAKLKLVSDDSLGAEAYKLLIRPEGAEIKAATNAGFAYGLSSLAALVQPGKSVISAQTITDEPRYGFRGMHVDVSRNFHSKEFMLSLLDQMAAYKLNKLHLHMGDDEGWRLEIDGLPELTEIGSKRCHDLAEDTCLLPQLGSGPDADVKVNGFYSKADYIEILKYASARQIQVIPSMDMPGHSRAAVKAMEARYRRLAEVGDIKGAEEYRLIDPEDKTVYSSIQYYDDNTLNVCIESTYHFVDKVIDEIAKLHKEAGQPLTRYHIGADETAGAWLESPKCEAFIANNDEGVTDKSELGAYFIERVAKMLHDKGIEPAGWSDGMSHTRPEKMPAMNQSNIWDVVAHKGHQRAHKQANLGWEVVLSNPEVLYFDFPYEADPKEHGYYWASRATNSQKVFGFMPGNLPANAEQWLDIENNPFAADDTKQLDEAGKVISEPMQPGKAFYGVQGQLWSETIRSDEQAQYMIFPRLLMLAERAWHKPGWEVPYNHEGALYNQSSGTFSAEARALQAADWQQMANTLGHKELAKLDLAGVHYRVPTVGARIEDGKLSANIAFPGLGIEYREAGGNWQPYQGQVAVTKLPVEVRGVAADGTRKGRTLEVK, from the coding sequence ATGAAATTTTCCTTAGCCGCATCTGCGATTCTTCTCGCCCTCGGTGTCAGTGGGTGCTCACAAGCCCCGGTCGAGCTCGCTGCCGTTGCCGCCGAGCCTTCGGTGCTTAGTCAGGCCAGTTTGCAGGCCTTCGCCGATGGGCTGGACGTGAAATATCGGGTGATCACCAACAGACCCGATGAACAGTGCAAAAAAGACGCAGGCGAAGGCCGCTGCTTTCAGGCCGAAATTGTGCTGACGTCGCCCATCGACTTCGACGGCCGCGATTTTGAAATCTATTACAGCCAGATGCGCCCGGTGCAGTCGGTGCAAAGCACAGACTTTGTGATTGAGCATGTAAAAGGCGATTTGCACCGCATCAAGCCAACCGAACATTTCGGCGGATTCAAGGCCAACCAGAGTCAGACCCTGGCGTTTCGCGGTGAGCTGTGGCAGCTGTCTGAAACCGATGCCATGCCCAATTATTACATTACCGCGCCAGGACTTAAGCCTGTGGTAATTGCCAGCACCAGGCTCGCGGTAGAAGCCGAAACCGGCCTTGAGCTGCGCCCCTACGTTGAAGCCTTTACCGATGCCGACAAGCAGTATCGTCGTACCGACAATGACAAACTGCCGTGGGCAACGGCGCCAGTGCTGTTCGGGGCCAATCAGTCGCTTGTTGCTGACCCTGCCGCAGCGGCACAGCGCATAGTGCCTGCGCCTTTGTCGCAAACCTTGGAAGCGGACCTTGGTACGCTGGACTTGTCAGGCGGTATTGCCGTTGAACTGCCACAGGGATTGGATAAAGCCGCCATCGATGCTGCGCTGGCACGTCTTGCCCGCCTCGGTATTGAGGAGGCTGCGAACGGTGCCAAGCTCAAGCTGGTAAGTGATGACTCACTTGGTGCAGAAGCTTATAAGCTCCTTATTCGCCCAGAGGGCGCCGAGATTAAAGCCGCCACCAATGCCGGCTTTGCCTATGGTCTGTCGTCACTGGCAGCGCTTGTGCAGCCAGGCAAGTCGGTTATCAGCGCTCAAACCATCACAGATGAACCAAGATACGGCTTTCGCGGCATGCACGTGGATGTGTCCCGTAACTTCCACTCCAAAGAGTTTATGCTGAGCCTGCTTGACCAGATGGCGGCCTATAAGCTCAACAAGTTGCACCTGCACATGGGTGATGATGAGGGCTGGCGCCTCGAGATTGACGGCCTGCCGGAGCTGACTGAGATTGGCAGCAAACGTTGTCACGACCTTGCTGAAGACACCTGTCTGTTGCCGCAGCTTGGCAGTGGTCCGGATGCCGATGTGAAGGTCAATGGTTTCTACAGCAAGGCTGACTATATTGAGATCCTGAAATACGCCTCCGCCAGACAAATTCAGGTGATCCCGTCGATGGACATGCCCGGCCACAGCCGCGCTGCCGTCAAAGCCATGGAAGCCAGGTATCGTCGTCTCGCCGAGGTGGGCGATATCAAGGGCGCTGAAGAATATCGCCTTATCGACCCGGAAGATAAGACGGTTTACAGCTCTATTCAGTACTACGACGACAACACCCTCAACGTGTGTATTGAGTCGACGTACCACTTTGTTGACAAGGTGATTGATGAAATTGCCAAGCTCCACAAAGAAGCCGGTCAACCGCTGACCCGTTATCACATTGGCGCCGATGAAACCGCCGGTGCCTGGCTTGAGTCGCCCAAGTGTGAGGCCTTTATTGCCAATAACGACGAGGGCGTGACCGACAAGAGTGAGCTGGGTGCTTACTTTATCGAGCGGGTGGCCAAAATGCTCCACGACAAGGGCATTGAACCCGCTGGTTGGAGTGATGGCATGAGCCACACCCGCCCGGAAAAAATGCCTGCCATGAACCAGAGCAACATCTGGGATGTGGTCGCTCACAAAGGTCATCAGCGTGCCCACAAGCAGGCTAACCTTGGCTGGGAAGTCGTACTGTCTAACCCTGAGGTGCTGTATTTCGATTTCCCATACGAGGCCGATCCGAAGGAGCATGGCTACTACTGGGCGAGCCGCGCCACCAACAGCCAGAAGGTTTTCGGCTTTATGCCGGGTAACCTGCCGGCCAATGCGGAGCAATGGCTGGATATCGAGAACAACCCCTTCGCAGCTGACGATACAAAGCAGCTGGATGAGGCGGGCAAGGTTATCAGCGAGCCTATGCAGCCTGGTAAGGCCTTCTATGGCGTGCAGGGCCAGCTGTGGAGCGAAACCATTCGCAGTGACGAGCAGGCCCAGTACATGATTTTCCCCCGCCTGCTGATGCTGGCGGAGCGTGCCTGGCACAAGCCGGGTTGGGAAGTACCCTACAACCACGAAGGCGCGCTCTATAACCAGAGCAGTGGCACTTTCAGCGCCGAAGCCCGTGCGCTGCAGGCCGCCGATTGGCAGCAGATGGCCAACACCCTTGGTCATAAAGAGCTGGCCAAGCTGGATTTGGCCGGTGTGCACTACCGTGTACCCACAGTTGGCGCCCGGATTGAAGATGGCAAGCTGTCGGCCAATATCGCCTTCCCGGGCCTGGGTATTGAATACCGCGAGGCCGGTGGTAATTGGCAGCCTTATCAGGGACAGGTTGCGGTAACCAAGTTGCCGGTTGAAGTGCGTGGTGTGGCGGCAGATGGTACTCGCAAGGGTCGTACCCTCGAAGTGAAGTAA
- the nagK gene encoding N-acetylglucosamine kinase: MAFDQTLEGQLYLGVDGGGSKCRATLYNHKLEVLGTGVAGRANPLFGLEQTFESILASTELALKDAGLSLSDAGSLVAGLGLAGVNVPRLLADVQGWQHPFKAMYVTSDLHTACIGAHQGADGAVIITGTGSCGYVHVGDDSLSLGGHGFALGDKGSGAWMGLRAAEHVLLHLDGFAKPSALTERLFANLGVNDALGIVENLAGRSSSCYAKLAREVLSAADEGDEVAKAIMQEGAAYISEMARKLFALNPSRFSMIGGLAEPLAKWLDADVTARLEPTLAAPEMGAVLFAIQQHTKQSAA; the protein is encoded by the coding sequence ATGGCTTTTGACCAAACCCTGGAAGGGCAGTTGTATCTGGGTGTAGATGGCGGTGGCAGCAAATGCCGCGCTACCCTGTATAACCACAAACTCGAGGTGCTGGGCACAGGTGTTGCCGGGCGAGCCAACCCTTTGTTTGGTCTGGAGCAGACCTTTGAGTCGATTTTGGCATCTACCGAGCTGGCGCTCAAAGATGCGGGCCTGAGCCTCAGTGATGCAGGTTCGCTGGTGGCCGGTCTCGGGCTTGCCGGTGTGAATGTGCCAAGACTGCTTGCCGATGTGCAGGGCTGGCAGCATCCCTTCAAGGCCATGTATGTCACTTCCGATCTGCATACTGCCTGTATCGGTGCTCATCAGGGCGCCGATGGCGCTGTGATTATCACAGGCACCGGCTCGTGCGGCTATGTGCATGTGGGTGATGACAGCCTGAGCCTGGGTGGTCATGGCTTTGCGCTGGGCGACAAGGGCAGCGGTGCCTGGATGGGCCTGCGCGCCGCCGAGCATGTGCTGTTGCACCTCGACGGGTTTGCCAAACCCAGTGCGCTGACCGAACGTCTGTTTGCCAACCTGGGCGTAAACGATGCTCTGGGCATTGTTGAGAACCTGGCCGGCCGCTCATCGAGCTGCTACGCCAAACTTGCCCGCGAAGTGCTGTCCGCCGCCGACGAAGGCGATGAGGTGGCCAAGGCCATCATGCAGGAAGGTGCCGCCTATATCAGCGAAATGGCCCGCAAGTTGTTTGCCCTGAACCCAAGCCGCTTCTCCATGATTGGTGGTTTGGCCGAGCCCCTGGCCAAGTGGCTGGATGCGGATGTGACCGCGCGGCTTGAACCTACATTGGCTGCCCCGGAAATGGGCGCAGTGCTCTTTGCTATTCAACAACATACAAAACAGTCAGCGGCCTGA
- the nagB-II gene encoding glucosamine-6-phosphate deaminase NagB-II, whose amino-acid sequence MTNTIMEQEARTAPAKIAAQLAANAQITAELGAKLRELNPRFVMIVGRGSSDHAGVFGKYLFEIETGVPTFAAAPSVASVYGKSLKLEGALVIVISQSGRSPDILAQARMAKNAGAFCVALVNDESAPIKDIVDVVLPLRADEEKAVAATKSYLCTLSALIQLAAAWTQSESLVKAVETMPAALEAAVNAEPQLTAEGIGAVRNLVVLGRGLGYAVSKEIALKLKEVCSIHAEAFSSAEFLHGPVTLVEKKLTIVDVCVGDESYASHIEQIENVSSRGADLVHLNQTSTDIHPRVAPLALLQRFYIDVAAVAVARGIDPDAPAGLKKVTQTL is encoded by the coding sequence ATGACCAATACCATCATGGAGCAGGAAGCCCGCACGGCTCCCGCCAAAATCGCGGCCCAGCTGGCTGCCAACGCTCAGATCACTGCCGAGCTCGGCGCCAAGCTGCGGGAACTGAACCCCCGCTTCGTGATGATTGTGGGTCGTGGCAGCTCCGATCACGCCGGCGTGTTCGGTAAGTACCTGTTCGAAATCGAAACCGGCGTACCTACCTTTGCCGCCGCACCTTCTGTTGCCAGCGTGTACGGTAAGTCGCTGAAACTCGAAGGCGCTCTGGTGATTGTGATCTCCCAGTCCGGTCGCAGCCCTGATATTCTTGCCCAGGCCCGTATGGCTAAAAACGCCGGTGCCTTCTGTGTGGCCTTGGTGAACGATGAGTCTGCGCCTATCAAAGACATAGTGGATGTGGTTCTGCCGCTGCGCGCCGATGAAGAAAAAGCCGTTGCTGCCACCAAGAGCTACCTGTGCACCCTGTCTGCGCTTATCCAACTGGCGGCTGCCTGGACCCAGAGTGAGTCACTGGTGAAGGCTGTTGAGACCATGCCTGCCGCGCTGGAAGCCGCTGTAAATGCCGAGCCTCAACTGACTGCCGAAGGCATTGGCGCCGTGCGTAACCTGGTGGTACTGGGGCGTGGTCTTGGCTATGCCGTCTCCAAAGAGATTGCTCTGAAGCTTAAAGAAGTCTGCTCTATCCACGCTGAAGCCTTTTCCAGTGCCGAATTCCTCCACGGCCCTGTGACCCTGGTTGAGAAGAAGCTGACCATTGTGGATGTGTGCGTGGGCGATGAGTCTTATGCCAGCCACATCGAGCAGATTGAGAACGTCAGCAGCCGCGGTGCCGATTTGGTTCACCTGAACCAAACCTCCACCGACATCCACCCGCGGGTGGCGCCACTTGCACTGCTGCAACGCTTCTACATTGATGTGGCCGCCGTAGCCGTTGCCCGTGGCATTGACCCGGATGCACCGGCAGGCCTGAAAAAGGTTACCCAGACCCTGTAA
- the nagA gene encoding N-acetylglucosamine-6-phosphate deacetylase, with product MKTTLIAERLFDGEQFHHNVPVTVEDGLVLALDTVAGSAEVKLQGTLVPGFIDVQVNGGGGVLFNDTPTVAAIEAIGAAHARFGTTGYLPTLITDGVETMARAADAAAAAIAKGSTGVLGVHFEGPHLSVPKKGVHPESHIRRIGDRELEIFARQDLGLKVVTLAPENVSPEVIRALVETGVKVCLGHSNADYATTVAALEAGASGFTHLYNAMSALTSREPGVVGAAIDSDDAWCGLIVDGHHVHSAAARIAIKAKPRGKVMLVTDAMPPVGMDENASFELFGIQVVRQGDKLNALTGELAGCVLDMAGAVQNTVDMLGLPQAEAIRMASLYPAAFLGIDNRVGTLAVGKQADMVLLDDNGRCRGTWIGGKQVFGL from the coding sequence ATGAAAACGACCCTTATCGCCGAGCGCCTGTTTGATGGCGAGCAGTTTCACCACAATGTGCCTGTGACTGTGGAAGATGGCCTGGTGCTGGCCCTCGACACCGTAGCTGGCAGCGCCGAGGTGAAATTGCAGGGCACCCTGGTGCCTGGTTTTATCGATGTGCAGGTCAATGGTGGCGGCGGTGTGCTCTTTAACGACACCCCAACTGTGGCTGCTATTGAAGCCATAGGCGCCGCCCATGCCCGCTTTGGTACCACAGGGTATTTGCCGACGCTCATTACCGATGGGGTTGAGACCATGGCCCGCGCCGCCGATGCGGCAGCAGCAGCTATCGCCAAAGGCTCCACCGGCGTGCTTGGGGTTCACTTTGAAGGGCCGCATCTGTCGGTACCCAAAAAAGGTGTGCATCCCGAGTCGCACATTCGCCGCATCGGCGATCGCGAGCTGGAGATTTTTGCCCGTCAGGATCTGGGACTGAAGGTTGTAACCCTGGCTCCTGAGAATGTGTCACCCGAGGTCATCCGCGCTTTGGTGGAAACCGGGGTTAAGGTCTGTTTGGGTCACTCCAATGCAGATTACGCCACTACGGTCGCCGCGCTCGAAGCTGGTGCCAGCGGTTTTACCCACCTTTATAATGCCATGTCGGCACTCACTTCCCGTGAGCCAGGCGTGGTTGGCGCTGCCATCGACAGCGATGATGCCTGGTGTGGCTTGATTGTTGATGGTCACCACGTGCATTCAGCGGCGGCCCGTATTGCCATCAAAGCCAAGCCCCGCGGTAAGGTGATGTTGGTGACCGATGCCATGCCGCCCGTGGGGATGGATGAAAACGCCAGCTTTGAGCTGTTTGGTATCCAGGTAGTGCGTCAGGGCGACAAGCTCAATGCCCTGACCGGCGAGTTGGCCGGCTGCGTGCTGGACATGGCCGGTGCGGTGCAAAATACTGTCGACATGTTGGGGCTGCCGCAGGCGGAAGCCATTCGCATGGCGTCACTCTATCCCGCCGCGTTCCTTGGCATCGACAACAGGGTGGGGACCCTGGCTGTCGGTAAGCAAGCCGATATGGTACTGCTCGATGATAACGGCCGTTGCCGTGGTACCTGGATTGGCGGCAAGCAGGTGTTTGGTCTGTGA
- the nagX gene encoding transmembrane glucosamine N-acetyltransferase NagX, which produces MQATQTKAGKPRLMSLDALRGFDMFWILGGEKLFIALFALTGWSFWQLADAEMHHSQWHGFTFYDLIFPLFIFLSGVALGLSPKRLDKLPPAERNPIYRHAVKRLFLLLALGVLYNHGWGAGIPAHPEEVRYASVLGRIAFAWFFAALLVWHSSLRTQIVAAVAILLGYAAIQLWLPVPGGQAGVLTPAGSINAWVDTHFLPGITYQHRPYDPEGILSTLPAIVNALMGVFVGRFIAKPHPKGDWAKAAILAGAGVLALVLGWGLNPLLPVNKDLWTSSFVLVTTGWSLLFLALFYVVVDLLGAKRLAFPFVVIGVNSIIIYLASSLMNWDYLSKSLFGGLINVLPLPAQALAAAIGFLLVQWALLYWMYRKGIFIRI; this is translated from the coding sequence ATGCAAGCAACACAGACCAAGGCCGGCAAGCCGAGGTTAATGTCACTCGATGCCTTGAGGGGCTTCGATATGTTCTGGATCCTCGGTGGAGAGAAGCTGTTTATTGCACTCTTCGCTCTCACTGGTTGGTCGTTCTGGCAGCTTGCCGATGCCGAAATGCACCACAGTCAGTGGCATGGTTTTACCTTCTACGATTTGATTTTCCCCCTGTTTATTTTCCTATCCGGTGTAGCTTTGGGGCTGTCGCCCAAACGTCTCGATAAGTTGCCGCCTGCCGAGCGCAATCCGATTTATCGTCATGCGGTTAAGCGTCTGTTTCTGCTGTTGGCCCTGGGCGTGCTTTATAACCACGGCTGGGGTGCTGGTATCCCGGCTCATCCAGAAGAGGTGCGCTATGCCAGTGTGCTGGGTCGCATCGCCTTTGCCTGGTTCTTTGCCGCGCTTTTGGTATGGCACAGCAGTCTTCGCACTCAGATAGTGGCGGCCGTGGCGATTTTACTCGGCTACGCCGCGATTCAGTTGTGGCTGCCAGTACCGGGTGGTCAGGCTGGGGTGCTGACCCCCGCCGGCTCCATCAATGCCTGGGTAGATACCCATTTCCTGCCGGGGATCACCTATCAACACCGTCCTTACGATCCAGAAGGCATTCTTTCCACTTTGCCTGCCATAGTGAATGCGCTGATGGGCGTATTCGTTGGCCGCTTTATTGCGAAGCCACACCCCAAGGGTGACTGGGCCAAGGCGGCGATTTTGGCCGGGGCAGGGGTGTTGGCACTGGTGCTCGGCTGGGGGCTTAATCCGCTATTGCCGGTGAACAAAGATTTGTGGACCTCAAGCTTTGTACTGGTGACCACCGGCTGGAGCTTGCTGTTCCTCGCTCTCTTTTATGTGGTGGTGGATTTGCTCGGTGCCAAACGACTGGCATTCCCCTTTGTGGTGATTGGAGTTAACTCCATCATTATTTATCTGGCGTCCAGCCTGATGAACTGGGATTACCTCAGTAAGAGCCTCTTTGGCGGACTTATCAATGTGTTACCTCTGCCTGCTCAGGCGTTGGCGGCAGCTATCGGCTTTTTGCTGGTGCAGTGGGCGTTGCTTTACTGGATGTACCGCAAAGGCATATTCATCCGGATTTAA
- the nagP gene encoding N-acetylglucosamine MFS transporter NagP, whose protein sequence is MEMTLKSESKRSSVIPMAIVAGLFFILGFATWLNGSLMPYLKQILQLTPFQASLILFSFYIAVTFTALPSAWVIRKVGYKTGMAMGMGIMMIAGLLFIPAAKTQIFGLFLFAQLVMGAGQTLLQTAVNPYVVRIGPEESAAARVSVMGILNKGAGVIAPLVFTALILDSFKDRVGTELSAAQIDEMANGLVIPYLGMALFIGFLAILVKKSPLPELESEEQDEEHNKGQIREALSHPNLALGVVALFFYVAVEVIAGDTIGTFALSLGVENYGVMTSYTMVCMVLGYTLGILTIPRFISQPTALMVSAILGILLTLGILFGDNSSYAIANAVLVPFGGAMLPDTLLLIAFLGLANAIVWPAVWPLALSGMGKLTSTGSALLVMGIAGGAFGPLFWGLTSQASSLGQQGGYMVMLPCYLFILFYAVKGHKMRSWK, encoded by the coding sequence ATGGAAATGACTCTTAAAAGTGAAAGTAAACGTAGCAGCGTTATCCCGATGGCGATTGTCGCGGGGCTATTTTTCATTCTTGGGTTTGCCACCTGGTTAAATGGCTCTTTGATGCCGTACCTTAAGCAGATCCTTCAACTGACCCCGTTCCAGGCTTCACTCATTCTGTTCTCCTTCTATATTGCCGTGACCTTTACCGCACTGCCTTCCGCGTGGGTGATCCGTAAAGTGGGTTACAAAACCGGTATGGCGATGGGGATGGGGATCATGATGATCGCCGGGTTGCTGTTTATTCCAGCGGCCAAAACGCAAATATTCGGACTGTTCCTGTTTGCTCAGCTGGTGATGGGCGCTGGCCAAACCTTACTGCAAACTGCTGTTAACCCTTATGTGGTGCGCATTGGCCCTGAAGAGTCTGCTGCGGCCCGCGTCAGTGTGATGGGTATTTTGAATAAAGGCGCTGGTGTTATCGCACCTTTGGTGTTTACCGCGCTGATCCTGGACTCGTTTAAAGACCGCGTGGGTACCGAACTTAGTGCCGCTCAAATCGATGAAATGGCCAATGGCCTGGTGATCCCTTATCTGGGCATGGCATTGTTTATCGGTTTCCTTGCCATTTTGGTCAAGAAGTCCCCGCTGCCAGAACTCGAAAGTGAAGAGCAGGACGAAGAGCACAACAAAGGTCAGATCCGTGAAGCCCTGTCTCATCCAAATCTGGCTCTGGGTGTGGTAGCACTGTTTTTCTACGTTGCCGTGGAAGTGATTGCCGGTGACACCATTGGTACCTTCGCGCTCTCTCTGGGCGTTGAAAACTACGGTGTGATGACTTCTTACACCATGGTTTGTATGGTGCTGGGTTACACCCTGGGTATCCTGACTATCCCTCGCTTTATTTCTCAGCCGACCGCACTGATGGTCTCTGCGATTCTGGGGATATTGCTGACACTGGGGATCCTGTTTGGTGACAACAGCTCCTATGCGATTGCCAATGCGGTATTGGTGCCTTTTGGTGGTGCCATGCTGCCAGACACTCTGCTGCTGATCGCTTTCCTCGGTTTGGCTAACGCCATTGTATGGCCGGCAGTATGGCCTCTGGCGCTGTCTGGCATGGGCAAGTTGACCAGCACAGGCTCTGCGCTGTTGGTGATGGGGATTGCCGGTGGTGCTTTCGGTCCGCTGTTCTGGGGACTGACCAGCCAGGCATCGTCGCTTGGCCAGCAAGGTGGCTATATGGTCATGTTGCCATGCTATCTGTTTATCCTGTTCTATGCCGTGAAAGGCCATAAGATGCGCAGCTGGAAGTAA